One window of Phoenix dactylifera cultivar Barhee BC4 chromosome 5, palm_55x_up_171113_PBpolish2nd_filt_p, whole genome shotgun sequence genomic DNA carries:
- the LOC103721625 gene encoding protein SPIRAL1-like 5, whose protein sequence is MIMHTFQHEVCHSFRRPTWSAISIMHPCHLLNKAGKTQKSGPCNKMSRGGSFGGGHSSLGYLFGSDEPPISPSGCTKSTKSQKPPSDEGGKKKAATEETPPEKPISNNYHRAQGQNSGNFITGRPSTKVQSVPGGSSSLGYLFGDK, encoded by the exons ATGATCATGCATACATTCCAGCATGAGGTATGCCACTCTTTCCGACGCCCCACCTGGTCCGCTATAAGTATCATGCATCCATGCCACCTTCTCAACAAGGCTGGCAAGACTCAGAAAAGTGGTCCATGCAATAAGATGAGCAGAGGTGGGAGCTTTGGGGGTGGACACAGCTCTCTGGGTTACCTCTTTGGATCAGATGAGCCACCAATCTCACCTTCTGGATGTACCAAGTCCACCAAGTCTCAGAAGCCTCCATCTGATGAAGGTGGCAAGAAGAAAGCAGCAACCGAAGAGACTCCACCAGAAAAGCCCATCTCCAACAACTACCACAGAGCGCAGGGCCAGAACTCAGGGAACTTCATCACT GGTCGGCCTTCCACTAAGGTCCAGTCAGTTCCTGGTGGAAGCTCGTCTCTTGGCTACCTGTTTGGAGATAAATAA
- the LOC103721626 gene encoding probable polygalacturonase codes for MALLGSNTSRKLYVLKLVILWMVVAVAGLKSTAECTRLRRPGHHRRRPGGGWPAGEAAGAPGCRAYTASLTDFGAVGDGATSNTRAFAAAVANLSLYAADGGAMLVVPPGKWLTGPFNLTSHFTLFLHRDAEILASQDIDEWPIIDPLPSYGRGRDLPGGRYSNFIMGSNLTDVVITGDNGTINGQGKIWWDKFHDDKLEYTRGYLLEIMYSDHILISNLTFKHSPAWNLHPVYSSNVLVSNVTILAPVDSPNTDGINPDSCSNVFIEDCFIVSGDDCVAIKSGWDEYGIAFNMPTQHVIIRRLSCISPSSATIALGSEMSGGIQDIRAEDITAINTESGVRIKTAIGRGGYVKDIFVRRMTLNTMKYVFWMTGNYGQHPDDNYDPNAIPLVQNINYSDVVAENVTIAGKLEGIPKAPFTGICLSNVTVDVVKSKKLKWNCTDVEGVSSAVVPTPCESLRDQGADAAPCPFPTDCLPIDTAAFQKCRYRRVKL; via the exons ATGGCGTTGCTCGGAAGCAATACCTCAAGAAAACTCTAC GTACTAAAGTTGGTGATCTTATGGATGGTGGTGGCGGTGGCGGGACTTAAGAGTACGGCGGAGTGCACGAGGCTAAGGCGCCCCGGCCACCACCGCCGGAGGCCCGGCGGAGGCTGGCCCGCGGGGGAGGCGGCGGGTGCCCCCGGCTGCCGGGCCTACACGGCGAGCCTGACGGATTTCGGGGCGGTGGGTGACGGGGCCACCTCCAACACCCGCGCCTTCGCGGCGGCCGTCGCCAATCTCAGCCTCTACGCCGCCGACGGCGGGGCGATGCTCGTCGTGCCCCCTGGCAAGTGGCTCACCGGTCCTTTCAATCTCACCAGCCACTTCACCCTCTTCCTCCACCGCGACGCCGAAATCCTGGCCTCCCAG GACATCGATGAATGGCCAATTATTGATCCCTTGCCCTCTTATGGGAGAGGAAGGGACTTGCCTGGTGGAAGATACAGCAACTTCATCATGGGTTCTAACCTCACTGATGTGGTCATCACAG GGGATAATGGAACAATCAATGGGCAGGGGAAAATCTGGTGGGATAAGTTCCACGATGATAAGCTGGAGTACACTCGTGGTTACCTGCTTGAAATAATGTACTCAGACCACATCCTTATTTCCAACCTTACATTCAAACACTCTCCCGCATGGAACCTTCATCCGGTTTACAGCAG CAATGTTCTTGTGTCAAATGTCACAATTCTTGCACCGGTTGATTCTCCAAATACTGACGGAATTAATCCAG ACTCCTGCTCCAATGTCTTCATTGAGGACTGCTTCATAGTCTCTGGTGATGATTGCGTCGCCATCAAAAGCGGTTGGGATGAGTATGGAATTGCCTTCAACATGCCGACCCAACATGTAATTATCAGAAGGCTCAGCTGCATTTCCCCCTCCAGCGCCACCATTGCCCTTGGAAGCGAGATGTCTGGCGGAATCCAAGACATCAGGGCTGAAGATATCACGGCCATCAACACAGAATCCGGGGTCAGAATCAAGACAGCCATCGGTAGGGGAGGATACGTCAAGGATATTTTTGTGAGAAGAATGACCTTGAACACCATGAAGTATGTCTTCTGGATGACAGGAAATTATGGGCAGCATCCTGATGACAATTACGACCCCAATGCAATCCCACTAGTCCAGAATATCAATTACAGTGATGTGGTTGCCGAGAACGTCACCATAGCTGGAAAGTTGGAGGGAATTCCTAAGGCACCCTTCACTGGGATATGCTTGTCTAACGTGACTGTGGATGTTGTGAAGTCGAAGAAGCTGAAGTGGAACTGCACTGATGTTGAGGGGGTCTCAAGCGCTGTGGTGCCTACTCCTTGTGAATCGCTCCGAGATCAAGGAGCTGATGCAGCGCCATGCCCATTCCCAACAGATTGTTTACCCATAGATACTGCTGCATTCCAGAAATGTCGGTACAGAAGAGTCAAACTGTGA
- the LOC103700143 gene encoding transcription initiation factor TFIID subunit 4-like, whose translation MGKNSVVEEPDRGENAKGKGVAEAPPQVVRKVDGSGEEGIFGPWLVTNRLGFRQAPSAAPRRTEKKESAARKTSSPNPSGELRRAGDSTVPTGSPIDLEGWQKPTKVARRRTPEKDVSVAGAGAAPGDLSQPGLGSGSGAEFGSRPESSRAEFDLARAEARPKSSNGPSPGGSGPSPMKRARSPPGDRKPLGPMVAAPSQVSGRATPSTSKAGRSVLTARRRSKSSPPPSAATRGRPPRVVDSRGAADTSLRGGVATGLRLAPAFSVAAGVPSSGVSGVAGEAPGVTELRRGGAKDRCDDGSMELAASADGSSSDPCQMARTVDGSTLKVKSPWGKALSGDLGVAVENLVSGGQQGEPTGLGSEKVDSACQMAQGEQGEQHRRILVQLMASTKGQSSVDQGGVGNTEGGVGCSNSSREVGCANSLGVL comes from the coding sequence ATGGGGAAGAACTCTGTGGTGGAGGAGCCAGACCGGGGGGAAAATGCTAAAGGGAAGGGCGTAGCAGAGGCTCCCCCGCAGGTGGTGAGGAAGGTGGATGGATCCGGTGAGGAAGGCATCTTTGGTCCGTGGTTGGTTACCAACCGACTAGGCTTCCGACAGGCACCCTCGGCGGCTCCCCGGAGgacggagaagaaggagagtgcGGCGAGGAAAACCTCCTCGCCTAACCCAAGCGGCGAGCTGAGGCGAGCGGGTGATAGCACGGTCCCTACGGGCTCCCCGATTGATCTCGAAGGATGGCAGAAACCCACGAAGGTGGCCCGCCGGAGGACGCCGGAGAAGGACGTCTCCGTAGCTGGAGCGGGTGCCGCGCCGGGTGATCTGAGTCAACCCGGTTTGGGTTCGGGGTCGGGCGCCGAGTTCGGTTCTCGGCCGGAATCAAGCCGGGCCGAATTCGACTTGGCCCGGGCCGAGGCGAGGCCTAAGTCAAGTAATGGCCCGAGCCCAGGTGGGTCGGGCCCCAGCCCGATGAAGCGGGCCAGAAGCCCGCCTGGGGATCGAAAGCCGTTGGGCCCGATGGTGGCTGCTCCCTCTCAAGTGTCCGGCCGGGCGACGCCCTCGACTTCGAAGGCCGGCCGGTCGGTGCTGACCGCCCGTCGGAGGAGCAAGAGCTCCCCCCCACCGTCTGCGGCAACCCGTGGCCGGCCCCCTCGGGTGGTTGATTCCAGGGGAGCTGCCGACACTTCACTTCGGGGGGGCGTGGCTACCGGATTGCGGCTGGCCCCGGCTTTCTCGGTGGCGGCAGGTGTGCCCAGTTCCGGGGTGTCGGGGGTGGCTGGGGAAGCGCCGGGGGTGACGGAACTGAGGCGCGGCGGAGCGAAGGACAGGTGCGACGATGGTTCGATGGAGCTGGCTGCTTCTGCGGATGGATCCTCATCCGACCCGTGCCAAATGGCACGAACAGTGGACGGCTCTACTCTTAAGGTGAAGTCGCCATGGGGGAAGGCCTTGAGTGGGGATTTGGGGGTGGCAGTGGAGAACTTGGTCTCAGGGGGGCAGCAGGGTGAGCCTACAGGATTGGGCTCCGAGAAGGTGGATTCAGCGTGCCAAATGGCACAGGGGGAGCAGGGGGAGCAGCACCGCCGTATTCTGGTCCAACTAATGGCTTCAACTAAGGGGCAGTCCAGTGTTGATCAAGGTGGTGTAGGGAATACGGAGGGGGGAGTAGGCTGCAGCAACAGCTCCAGGGAGGTGGGCTGTGCGAACTCCTTGGGTGTTTTATGA